In one Euzebya rosea genomic region, the following are encoded:
- a CDS encoding response regulator, which translates to MANRVEGIDVVLLDDEPGDRALILALLEGSAVTVTAAYDALSALLEGLDRMVEPPDVLLVDLNLPDSTGLGTVRSLRTAHPRIPMVVVTGDRLAARDAIVAGADDVVLKDVLEADLERAVVHSRQRAVGRTGAPGTGFHLADAPLVVLDNTDETMAVNSAAHQLLGFVPGPEVTFTMLFHPDDRMEVATFLASMSEASGMRVWAEARLTTPSGPVECSMTGTLDPSTDLGHITLKPVG; encoded by the coding sequence ATGGCCAACCGGGTGGAGGGGATCGACGTCGTCCTGCTCGACGACGAGCCGGGTGATCGTGCGTTGATCCTGGCGTTGCTGGAGGGCAGCGCGGTCACCGTGACGGCGGCCTACGACGCGCTGTCGGCGTTGCTGGAGGGGCTGGACCGCATGGTCGAGCCGCCCGACGTGCTCCTGGTCGACCTGAACCTGCCGGACAGCACCGGCCTGGGCACGGTCAGGTCGCTGCGCACCGCCCATCCCCGCATCCCGATGGTCGTCGTGACGGGCGACCGCCTCGCCGCACGCGACGCGATCGTGGCCGGCGCCGACGACGTGGTGCTCAAGGACGTCCTCGAGGCCGACCTCGAACGCGCGGTCGTGCACAGCCGGCAGCGGGCGGTCGGACGGACGGGGGCCCCGGGGACCGGCTTCCACCTCGCCGACGCCCCGCTGGTGGTGCTGGACAACACCGACGAGACGATGGCGGTCAACAGCGCCGCCCATCAGCTGCTGGGGTTCGTCCCCGGTCCGGAGGTGACGTTCACGATGCTGTTCCACCCCGACGACCGCATGGAGGTCGCGACGTTCCTGGCCTCGATGTCGGAGGCGTCGGGCATGCGTGTGTGGGCCGAGGCGCGGCTGACGACGCCGTCGGGTCCGGTCGAGTGCAGCATGACCGGCACCCTCGACCCCTCCACCGACCTCGGGCACATCACCCTCAAGCCGGTCGGCTGA
- a CDS encoding ribonuclease D, which translates to MPLDRYELIDDQADLQSALDWLADLDPIGIDVERADWNRYYRAAALVQIGGDGRVAMLDPLRLEDWSPVAAFCAEREVVLHALENDVAPMQALGVDPPVVHDTAIAAALLGMPTGLETLLSEVLGVALESDKAAMQRADWEKRPLTEEMLVYAAGDVADLPRLWAVLRDKLVEADRWDWYVEELAATIDQPTVEDRRDWTRTKGVGRLDPRARARAKALWEAREDLAKDTDTAPGRIVNDKTLVDLAQKPPKAVRELGRRGVRRQAVRTFGEDIVTALEQGANADPVPAERNGRRSTDADRELADQLRVIRAEVAEEVGLDAGLLCPSRHLLKAVVADPQTPAEFREALGLRDWQWRLLADPFLDALFEPAEDD; encoded by the coding sequence ATGCCTCTGGACCGTTACGAACTGATCGACGACCAGGCCGACCTCCAGTCGGCCCTTGACTGGCTTGCCGACCTCGACCCCATCGGGATCGACGTCGAGCGCGCCGACTGGAACCGCTACTACCGGGCCGCCGCGCTGGTCCAGATCGGCGGTGACGGCCGCGTCGCGATGCTGGACCCGCTGCGCCTGGAGGACTGGTCGCCGGTCGCTGCCTTCTGCGCCGAGCGCGAGGTCGTCCTCCACGCGCTGGAGAACGACGTGGCGCCGATGCAGGCGCTCGGGGTCGACCCGCCGGTCGTCCACGACACCGCCATCGCCGCTGCCCTGCTGGGCATGCCGACGGGTCTGGAGACCCTCCTGTCGGAGGTCCTCGGCGTGGCGCTGGAGTCCGACAAGGCCGCGATGCAGCGAGCCGACTGGGAGAAGCGTCCCCTGACCGAGGAGATGCTGGTCTACGCCGCGGGTGACGTCGCCGACCTGCCCCGGCTGTGGGCGGTCCTGCGCGACAAGCTCGTCGAAGCCGACCGCTGGGACTGGTACGTCGAGGAGCTCGCCGCCACCATCGACCAGCCCACGGTGGAGGATCGCCGTGACTGGACCCGGACCAAGGGCGTCGGGCGGCTGGACCCCCGGGCACGGGCCCGGGCGAAGGCGCTGTGGGAGGCCCGCGAGGACCTCGCCAAGGACACCGACACGGCCCCCGGCCGGATCGTCAACGACAAGACCCTCGTCGACCTGGCCCAGAAGCCCCCGAAGGCGGTCCGCGAGCTGGGCCGCCGGGGGGTGCGCCGCCAGGCCGTCCGCACGTTCGGGGAGGACATCGTGACCGCCCTCGAGCAGGGCGCCAACGCCGACCCCGTTCCGGCGGAACGAAACGGCCGCCGGTCCACCGACGCCGACCGGGAGCTGGCCGACCAGCTCCGCGTCATCCGGGCCGAGGTCGCGGAGGAGGTCGGGCTGGACGCGGGCCTGCTGTGCCCCAGCCGACACCTGCTCAAGGCCGTGGTCGCCGACCCCCAGACGCCAGCGGAGTTCCGCGAGGCCCTGGGCCTGCGCGACTGGCAGTGGCGGCTGCTCGCCGATCCGTTCCTCGACGCGCTCTTCGAGCCGGCAGAGGACGACTGA
- the mshB gene encoding N-acetyl-1-D-myo-inositol-2-amino-2-deoxy-alpha-D-glucopyranoside deacetylase → MPDTHGLLAIHAHPDDEVITTGGVLRDGVVRGFRVKVVTCTDGSRGEVVGEGMDPDEVFPRLAEVRRGEIANALGALGVTEHEFLGYADSGMMGTEGNEDPASFWQADMHEAIGRVVAIIRSFQPAVFLTYDPFGGYGHPDHIQTHRVGVLAVEAASMAALYPEAGPAWRTPKVYYTAIPKSGIVKMNQMFLDRGLPSPFGEEVDPADIPMGTDDDLITSLVDVSEHIEDKQAALKAHHSQISPESFFLNVPDDLVPTLYGTESFVRVRSDVPVHDDLEKDLFTGL, encoded by the coding sequence ATGCCTGACACGCACGGTCTGCTCGCGATCCACGCCCACCCCGACGACGAGGTCATCACCACCGGGGGTGTGCTGCGCGACGGTGTCGTCCGCGGGTTCAGGGTGAAGGTCGTCACGTGCACCGACGGGTCACGTGGTGAGGTGGTCGGGGAGGGCATGGACCCCGACGAGGTCTTCCCGCGCCTGGCCGAGGTGCGCCGGGGCGAGATCGCCAACGCCCTGGGTGCGCTCGGCGTGACGGAGCACGAGTTCCTCGGCTACGCCGACTCGGGGATGATGGGGACAGAGGGCAACGAGGATCCCGCCTCGTTCTGGCAGGCGGACATGCACGAGGCGATCGGTCGCGTCGTTGCGATCATCCGCAGCTTCCAGCCGGCGGTGTTCCTCACCTACGACCCGTTCGGCGGATACGGCCACCCCGACCACATCCAGACCCACCGGGTCGGGGTGCTCGCGGTGGAGGCTGCGTCGATGGCGGCGCTGTACCCCGAGGCCGGGCCGGCCTGGCGGACCCCGAAGGTCTACTACACCGCCATCCCCAAGTCGGGGATCGTGAAGATGAACCAGATGTTCCTGGACCGTGGCCTGCCCTCGCCGTTCGGTGAGGAGGTCGACCCGGCGGACATCCCCATGGGGACCGACGACGACCTGATCACCAGCCTGGTCGACGTCAGCGAGCACATCGAGGACAAGCAGGCCGCGCTGAAGGCCCACCACAGCCAGATCTCCCCCGAGTCGTTCTTCCTCAACGTCCCCGACGACCTCGTCCCCACCCTCTACGGCACCGAGTCCTTCGTCCGCGTCCGCAGCGACGTCCCGGTCCACGACGACCTCGAGAAGGACCTGTTCACGGGGTTGTGA
- a CDS encoding BMP family lipoprotein, translated as MSALARRMGLLALLLALSMITAACANDTADDEATEDTAEVAEEEAEPTEDEMAEEEPTEDEMAEEEPTEDEMAEEEPTEDEATEDDAADASEGGVSIEDSCAQYEGVEVPEDFNVVLVTDIGKVDDGTFNQFANDGMVAAADCLGFESQAIETASEADYGTNIATALEADPEIIVTVGFLIADATLEAAEANPEVNFIGIDQFQAEYPANYVGVLFREDQGGFLAGAMAGLLTESNTIGVVGGLEVVPPVVRLVNGYEAGAHYIDESINVLKVYTDSFTDPAQGASAAQQFLGEGADVIFGAGGQTGSGGVSAATEAGAWGIGVDQDEYFTTFGGGSSPGSEFLATSAVKRVDLGVFNQIGEVLAGSFAGGIYTLDAANGGISYAPFHDADIPEDVATQLEEVRQGLADGSIETGIDPATGLPL; from the coding sequence ATGAGCGCTCTCGCGCGCCGCATGGGGCTGCTTGCCCTGCTGCTGGCCCTGTCCATGATCACGGCTGCCTGTGCCAACGACACGGCCGACGACGAGGCCACCGAGGACACCGCTGAGGTGGCCGAGGAGGAGGCCGAGCCGACCGAGGACGAGATGGCCGAGGAGGAGCCGACCGAGGACGAGATGGCCGAGGAGGAGCCCACCGAGGACGAGATGGCGGAAGAGGAGCCCACCGAGGACGAGGCAACCGAGGACGACGCCGCTGACGCCTCCGAGGGTGGCGTCTCCATCGAGGACTCGTGCGCGCAGTACGAGGGCGTCGAGGTCCCCGAGGACTTCAACGTGGTCCTCGTGACCGACATCGGCAAGGTCGACGACGGCACCTTCAACCAGTTCGCGAACGACGGCATGGTCGCCGCTGCTGACTGCCTCGGCTTCGAGTCCCAGGCCATCGAGACGGCCTCCGAGGCCGACTACGGCACCAACATCGCCACCGCCCTCGAGGCCGACCCGGAGATCATCGTCACGGTCGGGTTCCTGATCGCCGACGCCACCCTCGAGGCCGCTGAGGCCAACCCGGAGGTCAACTTCATCGGCATCGACCAGTTCCAGGCCGAGTACCCGGCCAACTACGTCGGCGTGCTGTTCCGCGAGGACCAGGGCGGCTTCCTGGCCGGTGCCATGGCGGGTCTGCTGACCGAGTCCAACACCATCGGTGTCGTCGGCGGCCTCGAGGTCGTCCCGCCGGTCGTGCGCCTGGTCAACGGCTACGAGGCCGGTGCCCACTACATCGACGAGTCCATCAACGTCCTCAAGGTCTACACCGACTCCTTCACCGACCCTGCCCAGGGCGCCTCGGCGGCCCAGCAGTTCCTCGGCGAGGGTGCCGACGTGATCTTCGGTGCTGGCGGCCAGACCGGTTCCGGTGGCGTGTCCGCGGCGACCGAGGCCGGTGCCTGGGGCATCGGGGTCGACCAGGACGAGTACTTCACCACCTTCGGTGGCGGCTCCTCGCCCGGGTCGGAGTTCCTGGCCACCTCGGCCGTGAAGCGCGTCGACCTGGGTGTCTTCAACCAGATCGGTGAGGTCCTCGCCGGTTCCTTCGCCGGTGGCATCTACACGCTGGACGCGGCCAACGGTGGCATCAGCTACGCGCCGTTCCACGACGCGGACATCCCCGAGGACGTCGCGACGCAGCTCGAGGAGGTCCGCCAGGGCCTCGCCGACGGCTCCATCGAGACGGGCATCGACCCGGCCACGGGCCTGCCCCTGTAG
- the upp gene encoding uracil phosphoribosyltransferase — protein sequence MPQDRVTVVDHPLAGHLLADLRDADTEPERYRALAERLTSVLVLEATRSLPTVTETVRTPITATEVTRIGRHVVAVPILRAGLGMLSAATDLLPDIGVGYVGLERNEETLQPTEYYYKAPSLDDASVLLLDPMLATGGSAAFAAKLLRDRGATDLTLVCIIAAPEGIARLTESDPDIRIVTASIDEGLNDVGYIVPGLGDFGDRLFGTF from the coding sequence ATGCCCCAGGACCGTGTGACAGTCGTTGACCACCCGCTCGCCGGCCATCTGCTGGCCGACCTGCGCGATGCCGACACCGAGCCCGAGCGCTACCGGGCGCTGGCCGAGCGCCTGACCTCGGTCCTCGTGCTCGAGGCCACCCGGTCGCTGCCCACCGTGACGGAAACCGTCCGGACGCCGATCACCGCCACCGAGGTGACCCGCATCGGCCGCCACGTCGTCGCGGTCCCGATCCTCCGGGCCGGGCTCGGCATGCTCAGCGCAGCGACCGACCTGCTGCCCGACATCGGCGTGGGCTACGTGGGGCTGGAGCGCAACGAGGAGACCCTCCAGCCCACCGAGTACTACTACAAGGCGCCGTCGCTGGACGACGCCAGCGTCCTGCTGCTGGACCCGATGCTCGCGACCGGCGGCTCGGCGGCCTTCGCCGCCAAGCTGCTGCGCGACCGCGGCGCGACCGACCTGACGCTGGTCTGCATCATCGCCGCACCCGAGGGCATCGCCCGCCTGACGGAGTCCGACCCGGACATCCGCATCGTCACGGCCTCCATCGACGAGGGCCTCAACGATGTCGGCTACATCGTCCCCGGGCTCGGCGACTTCGGCGACCGGCTCTTCGGCACGTTCTGA